A stretch of Henckelia pumila isolate YLH828 chromosome 4, ASM3356847v2, whole genome shotgun sequence DNA encodes these proteins:
- the LOC140865860 gene encoding UDP-glycosyltransferase 76B1-like has translation MADNPSKALRVILFPLPFQGHINPMIQLANILHSNGFEISILHHQYNSPDPSKNPHFSFHVIPGGLSELQSFQGDTLALFRFLNFDCIGPIRDCLGKLLSTHDHIACMITDANMYNSQAAVEDLGIPRIVLRTTSLCSFLAFATLPVLREKGFYSDDLDSRMEDPVLELPPFRVKDLRAIYIKSLDDTMKSISTIVQGTKTASALIFNTFQDLEEPDLANLREHFPLPTFLIGPFHKFFSAESSSYLTQDRSSISWLDTQELNSVLYVSFGSGATMDQKNAREMAWCLADTKQPFLWVVRPGLVQGSEWLEWLPNEFVEVISQRGYIIKWAPQQEVLSHPSVGGFWTHSGWNSVLESICEGVPMICSSFSGDQHVNSRYVSDAWRLGIKLEKGFEREEMESAIRKIMVDGEGQEIRERALRLKEKIQGFSSQSLNALSDLIVSFKSSRV, from the exons ATGGCGGATAATCCCAGCAAAGCACTCAGAGTAATTCTCTTCCCGCTGCCATTTCAAGGCCACATAAACCCCATGATTCAGCTCGCTAACATTCTCCACTCCAATGGCTTCGAAATCTCCATCCTTCACCATCAATACAACTCTCCGGATCCATCCAAGAACCCTCATTTCTCGTTTCACGTTATCCCCGGCGGGTTATCCGAACTTCAATCATTCCAAGGTGACACTCTGGCTCTCTTCCGTTTCCTCAACTTCGACTGTATCGGGCCCATTCGCGACTGCTTGGGGAAGCTATTGTCCACCCATGATCATATTGCGTGTATGATCACGGATGCTAATATGTATAACTCCCAAGCTGCTGTGGAGGATCTTGGGATACCAAGGATTGTGCTCAGGACGACTAGTCTTTGTTCTTTTTTAGCCTTTGCTACTCTTCCTGTTCTTCGAGAAAAAGGGTTCTACTCCGATGATCTAG ATTCTAGAATGGAGGATCCAGTTCTTGAGCTACCACCATTTAGAGTAAAAGACTTGCGAGCAATATACATCAAGAGCCTGGATGATACGATGAAGAGCATATCTACTATCGTACAAGGAACAAAGACAGCATCAGCCCTCATTTTCAACACCTTCCAAGATCTCGAAGAGCCAGATCTCGCCAATCTTCGGGAGCATTTCCCCCTGCCAACGTTTTTAATCGGACCGTTCCACAAATTCTTTTCGGCAGAATCGAGCAGTTATTTGACACAAGATAGAAGCTCTATTTCCTGGCTGGATACCCAAGAGTTGAATTCTGTACTTTATGTTAGCTTCGGGAGTGGTGCGACGATGGACCAAAAGAATGCAAGAGAAATGGCTTGGTGCCTAGCCGATACTAAGCAGCCATTCCTGTGGGTGGTCAGGCCTGGATTAGTCCAAGGCTCGGAATGGCTCGAATGGTTGCCGAATGAATTCGTGGAGGTTATTAGTCAAAGAGGATACATTATTAAATGGGCACCTCAGCAAGAAGTGTTGTCTCATCCATCCGTTGGCGGATTTTGGACTCACAGCGGATGGAACTCTGTTCTTGAGAGTATATGTGAAGGTGTTCCCATGATTTGCTCGTCTTTTTCCGGAGATCAGCATGTGAATTCCCGATACGTAAGTGACGCCTGGAGACTTGGGATCAAATTGGAAAAGGGGTTCGAAAGAGAGGAGATGGAATCAGCTATCAGAAAGATAATGGTTGATGGAGAAGGCCAAGAAATCAGAGAAAGAGCTTTGCGTCTGAAGGAGAAAATACAAGGTTTTTCAAGCCAATCTCTAAATGCTTTATCTGATCTCATCGTATCATTTAAATCTTCTCGAGTTTAA
- the LOC140862806 gene encoding uncharacterized protein, which produces MADNRTVLYLIRLPTEGYGSSIVRSAVEANTFELKPSIVKMIQLQARFGGTSVEDPYAHLERFLSICDTFKFNGVTFDAVRLRLFPFSLQGDALEWIDDLPTDSITTWTELV; this is translated from the coding sequence ATGGCGGACAACAGAACTGTTCTTTACTTGATTCGTCTACCCACTGAAGGCTATGGCTCTAGCATCGTTCGCTcggctgttgaggcgaacactTTCGAGCTGAAGCCCTCTATTGTTAAGATGATCCAGCTTCAAGCACGTTTTGGAGGCACTTCTGTGGAGGatccctacgctcatctggagcgattcctgtcgatctgcgacacattCAAATTTAATGGGGTAACCTTTGATGCAgtgagactgcggttattcccattttctCTACAGGGGGATGCACTTGAGTGGATTGATGATCTGCCTACCGATTCTATCACTACCTGGACTGAGCTTGTTTaa